A segment of the Flavobacterium azooxidireducens genome:
ACACCGTATTGCTGAGCATATTCTCTTGTTGACGGAAAATAATTGACATCCATTCGTTCATTTTGAACACGAAGCATATTAGCTACATCGCACCATTCTAATGCTTTTCGTAAATTTGGTTCAACCGAAACACCTAGACTTTCAATGTGTTTTGGAATCAACGTTTTTGGTCCGCACACTTTTACTTCAGCTCCTTGCATTTGAAGGGCAAAAATGTTAGAAAGTGCCACTCTGGAATGCAGGATATCACCAACAATTACGACCTTCTTCCCTCTTACTTCGCCTAATCGTTCTCTGATTGAATAACTGTCTAATAACGCTTGTGTAGGATGTTCGTGTGCTCCGTCACCAGCATTGATTATACTCGCGTTTACATTTTTTGAAAGAAAATAAGCAGCTCCCGGATTAGCATGACGCATCACAACCATATCCACTTTCATGGCCAAAATATTATTGACTGTATCGATTAGTGTTTCCCCTTTTTTAACGGATGATTGAGCTGCTGAAAAACTTATCACATCTGCAGAAAGTCTTTTTTGAGCGAGTTCGAATGATAATTTTGTTCGTGTACTGTTTTCGAAAAAGATGTTAGCAATTGTAATATCCCGCAAAGACGGAACTTTTTTAATCGGACGGTTAATCACTTCTTTAAAATGATCGGCTGTTTCAAAAATAAGTTGAATATCCTCGGGTTGAAGGTATTTGATGCCTAATAAATGGTTAACACTTAATTCTTTCATTCTAGATTGTTCGATTTTTCGATTGTTGGATTATTCGATTGTTCGATTTTGAGATTGTTGGATTTTTGGATTGTTAGATTTTTTGAACTTTCTAAGAATCCAAAAATCCAGTAATCTAATATCCTTTTAAACTAAATATACAGTATCTTCGCCTTCATTTTCAGTCCAGCAGACTTTTACTTTTTCGTTATTAATAGCATCCACCTGTCTTCCACGATAATCGGGTTGAATGGGCAAGTGACGGCTAAATCGTCTATCAATGAGCACTAAAAGCTCAATTTCGCTTGGTCTTCCGAAAGATTGAATGGCGGTTAAAGCTGATCGAATACTTCTTCCGGTGTATAAAACATCATCAATAAATATGACTTTTTTATCTTCCACTATAAAATCAATTTCTGTTTTATTGGCTTCTAATGGCTTTTCACCACGACGGAAATCATCTCTAAAAAAAGTGATGTCTAATAATCCGAATTTTATATTTTTAACTTGATATTCTTCTTGTAAAAGTTGAACAATTCTTTTGGCTAGAAAAGATCCGCGAGGCTGTAATCCAATTATAATAGTATTCGAAAAATCAAGGTGTTTTTCAATCAGCTGACAGGCCAAACGATGGAGAATGATATTGACTTCTTTGGAAGTGAGCAATACTTTTTGACTCATGGTTGTGTTGTTTGGTGTGTAAAGATATAATTTTTTACGATTTATTTTAAAAAAAATCCCGAAACAAAGTCTCAGGATTCAAATTATAATTAGCTATACATTTTCTTTCTTAATTCTTTGATTTTATCATCTTCCAAATATTCATCAAATGTCATATAACGATCGATCACGCCATTTGGTGTAATTTCAACAACGCGATTGGCAACAGTTTGAGCAAATTCGTGATCGTGTGTCGTAAATAAAACCGAACCTTTAAAGTTTTTTAATGAGTTATTGAACGCTTGAATTGATTCCAAATCCAAGTGATTGGTTGGTTCGTCAAGCATTAAAACGTTGGCACGAAGCATCATCATTCGAGAAATCATACAACGTACTTT
Coding sequences within it:
- a CDS encoding aspartate carbamoyltransferase catalytic subunit; translated protein: MKELSVNHLLGIKYLQPEDIQLIFETADHFKEVINRPIKKVPSLRDITIANIFFENSTRTKLSFELAQKRLSADVISFSAAQSSVKKGETLIDTVNNILAMKVDMVVMRHANPGAAYFLSKNVNASIINAGDGAHEHPTQALLDSYSIRERLGEVRGKKVVIVGDILHSRVALSNIFALQMQGAEVKVCGPKTLIPKHIESLGVSVEPNLRKALEWCDVANMLRVQNERMDVNYFPSTREYAQQYGVDKALLDSLNKEIVIMHPGPINRGVEITSDVADSKQSVILEQVENGVAIRMAVIYLLASKIK
- the pyrR gene encoding bifunctional pyr operon transcriptional regulator/uracil phosphoribosyltransferase PyrR, yielding MSQKVLLTSKEVNIILHRLACQLIEKHLDFSNTIIIGLQPRGSFLAKRIVQLLQEEYQVKNIKFGLLDITFFRDDFRRGEKPLEANKTEIDFIVEDKKVIFIDDVLYTGRSIRSALTAIQSFGRPSEIELLVLIDRRFSRHLPIQPDYRGRQVDAINNEKVKVCWTENEGEDTVYLV